In the Candidatus Woesearchaeota archaeon genome, one interval contains:
- the trpS gene encoding tryptophan--tRNA ligase: protein MVKDFTVNPWEVKGDIDYDKLIVQFGLKPIKQLPDFFLNNILFRRKFIFAHRDFDKILTRIKEKKPFVMMTGLMPTGKFHLGHMMVAKQMLFYQSLGAKLYITVADVEAYHQRQQSLEQSREIAIEEYITNYIALGLKPENCEIYFQSDRSKDGKKASAYYRLQNQLGRHATFNEFKAVYGDLTPGKITSSLLQAADMLHPQLPEFESAIPVIVPVGSDQDPHLRIARDMAKRFTANNKNHKFDSLCSTYHTFMPGLSGGKMSASDPHSFIALTDEPKIVKKKINKHAFSGGRETLEEHRKLGGNPDVDVSYQYLTFFEEDDCKLKQIYDDYKSGKLLSGELKKILIEKLSTFLEAHQKKREQAKKIISKFVF, encoded by the coding sequence ATGGTAAAAGATTTCACAGTTAATCCTTGGGAAGTTAAAGGGGATATTGATTATGATAAATTAATAGTTCAATTTGGTCTTAAACCAATAAAGCAACTTCCTGATTTTTTTCTAAACAATATTTTATTCAGGCGAAAATTTATTTTTGCTCACAGGGATTTTGATAAAATTTTAACTAGAATTAAAGAAAAAAAACCTTTTGTAATGATGACGGGTCTTATGCCTACCGGAAAATTTCATCTTGGGCACATGATGGTCGCAAAACAAATGTTGTTTTATCAAAGTTTGGGCGCAAAATTATACATAACTGTTGCAGATGTTGAGGCGTATCATCAGCGTCAACAATCATTAGAACAAAGTAGAGAAATAGCAATTGAAGAATATATTACGAATTATATTGCATTAGGGTTAAAACCAGAAAATTGTGAAATTTATTTTCAAAGTGATCGTTCAAAAGATGGAAAAAAAGCATCTGCGTATTACCGGTTACAAAATCAACTTGGACGTCACGCAACTTTTAATGAATTCAAAGCAGTTTATGGGGATCTTACTCCTGGAAAAATTACTTCTTCACTGTTACAAGCAGCAGATATGTTGCATCCTCAACTTCCTGAATTTGAATCCGCAATACCAGTTATTGTTCCTGTTGGATCAGATCAAGATCCTCATTTAAGGATTGCAAGAGATATGGCAAAACGTTTTACTGCAAATAACAAAAATCATAAATTTGATTCGCTTTGTTCTACATATCATACTTTTATGCCTGGTCTTAGTGGTGGAAAAATGTCTGCATCAGATCCTCATTCATTTATTGCATTAACTGATGAACCAAAAATTGTTAAAAAGAAAATTAACAAACATGCATTTTCTGGTGGTAGAGAAACTTTAGAAGAACATAGAAAACTTGGGGGGAATCCTGATGTTGATGTTTCATATCAATACTTGACATTCTTTGAAGAAGATGATTGCAAACTTAAGCAAATTTATGATGATTACAAATCAGGTAAACTTTTGAGCGGTGAGTTAAAAAAGATTCTTATTGAAAAACTTTCAACATTTTTAGAAGCGCATCAAAAGAAAAGGGAACAAGCTAAAAAAATAATTTCTAAGTTTGTTTTTTAA